TGCGATTTGCTGTTTTTTGGCGCAAGCGGGTGTGCATCAGGTTGTGGAGACGCCTATTGCTATGACTCGACCGGCATCAGATATGATGATTCGAGCGGCGCGAGATGCGGGCGTTTATCTGGAGGTGGCCGAGAATTATTATCGCGCGCCGATTGAGCGGTTAAAGAAGAAGGTGCTCGTATCAGATGTCATTGGGGAGATTGGACGGATCTATCGGATATGTCACGAGGGGGGGTATCACGGGATGAGTTTGTTGCGCGTGCTGGCCGGCGGCAATCCCAGGCAGGTGATTGGGTTGAGCCATACAACGCCTGTGATTCCACATATAGATCGCATGAAGCGGCATCACGAGTTGGAAAGATGGAGTTTGAGTTTTTTGGAATTTGACAATGATGTGGCCGCGCTGATGGTGTATTCCAATGTGATTCACGCGCGTTCACTCGGGCGCAAGCAAGCGGGTATGGATGAGATTGATGGAACAGCGGGTAGCATTGTGGATGGCAATGTCTATGTTGTCCCAAAGGATGAATTGGAAACCGGCGCACAGGGCGTGGCTTATGAACCCGTGCGCGTGACGGAAACGGTAGATGGGGTAAATGTGTTGCGCGAGATTCGCTATGAGTTGCCCGGCGGCGCGATTGCGTGGGAGAATCCATTTGCAAACTATGCACTGAGTGAAGGGCAAGTGGCCGTGGCAGATGAGTTGTTGAGTATCGCCAATGCCGTTCGAGAAGATCGCGAGCCAGATTACGGTGCTGCGATGGGGCGGTTGGATCAGGAGATGAGTCTGGCGGTGAATGCGTCTATTGAGGCCGATCGAGAGACGATTGTGTTCCCGTTGCCCGACGAGACAGAGGTCGAGCACAATATCCATCGCGGATTTGAAGAGCGATTTTTGTGCGCATGGGATGATGTGGAGACTCTGGTGGATGTGTTTTATCCGAGGAGTTAGGTTTTTCGCGGAGGCGTGATGGAAAAACCGATTGTTGTATATGACGGCGAATGTCGTTTTTGTATCTGGAGTGTTCGCCGTATAAAAAAGAAAGACAAGCGCAGTCAGTTTGATTATTTGCCCAGGCAGACGCAGGGGATTGAAGACCATTTTCCAAAGCTGGCGTCGTCGGATTTTAATACGGGTATGCGTCTGGTGGTGGGCAAAGAGGATATTTATGTGGGTGCGGATGCCGTGTATCAAATCTATCGCAGGCTGCCGCCTTTCCATTTGTTTGCATGGTTGTACCGCGTGCCGGTTTTGAATCTCGTTTTTCGGGCGGGATATGCATTGATTGCGCGGTATCGCCACCTTTCAGGCCGCGTGGCGTGCGATACGGGGACGTGCGAGTTGTCTTATGGGGAGCTTGCAGGGAAAAAAGAAGATCAAACGTTTTGACTTGAGTTGTTGTAGGTATTATTTTTTTGATGATACATTCCGGTTCCGTTTGGACGAAGCCGGACGTATCTTTCAGGCCATTTCAAGGAGGATTCCATTGTCGAGTCCGATCCAATTCGGCGAGCCTTTCGGAGAAGAGACTACCCAGGAGATCATCGACCGTTTCCACAGGGACGGTTTCGCGCATATCCCCGGCGTGCTCGAAGCTGGTGAAATGCAGGCGCTGCGAGACCGAACGGATGCGCTTCTCGACGATCCTGTGCTTGCGGAAGAGGAAGACCCCGGCTTGCACGACCGCCGCTACGTGCAAATGCACGGCGAGGGGGATCAACCGTTTATCCTGCGAAACACGATCGCGCTGGACGGAATTTTCAGGG
This sequence is a window from Gemmatimonadota bacterium. Protein-coding genes within it:
- a CDS encoding DUF393 domain-containing protein; protein product: MEKPIVVYDGECRFCIWSVRRIKKKDKRSQFDYLPRQTQGIEDHFPKLASSDFNTGMRLVVGKEDIYVGADAVYQIYRRLPPFHLFAWLYRVPVLNLVFRAGYALIARYRHLSGRVACDTGTCELSYGELAGKKEDQTF
- a CDS encoding Gfo/Idh/MocA family oxidoreductase, with protein sequence MDRLKIALVGAGRRGAGAHLPVIVQLADVFDFVAICDKEEETAQSLAAEHGVRAYTSVRDLVDNEDIDVADVVVPGVAHHAICCFLAQAGVHQVVETPIAMTRPASDMMIRAARDAGVYLEVAENYYRAPIERLKKKVLVSDVIGEIGRIYRICHEGGYHGMSLLRVLAGGNPRQVIGLSHTTPVIPHIDRMKRHHELERWSLSFLEFDNDVAALMVYSNVIHARSLGRKQAGMDEIDGTAGSIVDGNVYVVPKDELETGAQGVAYEPVRVTETVDGVNVLREIRYELPGGAIAWENPFANYALSEGQVAVADELLSIANAVREDREPDYGAAMGRLDQEMSLAVNASIEADRETIVFPLPDETEVEHNIHRGFEERFLCAWDDVETLVDVFYPRS